One window from the genome of Montipora foliosa isolate CH-2021 chromosome 5, ASM3666993v2, whole genome shotgun sequence encodes:
- the LOC138003119 gene encoding serine-arginine protein 55-like: MCWFLKTRLARQKKAAGKKAQTLKKTVNQSVHNISASVSSVSAGGNASGRKTSRSSKSSVSAGSKKAPARGAGSKNTRGAPARGGGSKSKVPDKKQTQKRGKAGKFSRPFRMPDESSTLPSLFRHFKKPKRQKTVSKPTKRFRKRFMSKTSWDMGICDLTVLHDIAEEDEEEC; the protein is encoded by the exons ATGTGCTGGTTTCTAAAAACAAGATTAGCCAG GCAAAAGAAAGCCGCGGGAAAAAAGGCGCAGACTCTAAAAAAAACAGTGAACCAGTCTGTCCACAATATTTCAGCGTCCGTTTCATCAGTATCGGCGGGCGGTAATGCAAGTGGCAGGAAAACAAGTCGCAGTAGCAAAAGCTCTGTGTCAGCTGGATCGAAAAAAGCTCCCGCAAGAGGAGCGGGATCAAAGAACACCAGAGGGGCACCCGCAAGAGGAGGGGGATCCAAGAGTAAAGTCCCAGACAAGAAACAAACGCAAAAAAGGGGGAAGGCAGGAAAATTTTCCAGGCCATTTCGG ATGCCAGACGAGTCAAGCACATTACCAAGCCTGTTTAGACATTTCAAAAAGCCAAAGCGACAAAAGACTGTTAGCAAACCAACTAAACGCTTTCGAAAAAGATTTATGAGCAAAACATCATGGGACATGGGAATTTGTGACCTCACAGTTCTTCACGATATAGCCGAAGAAGACGAGGAAGAATGTTAA
- the LOC138003838 gene encoding small ribosomal subunit protein bS1m-like — MAATYRGFWRTSRTFSCLLNRNAFFRPKTGTRTCFVSPGSLEEGETFEEMFRNSNFVKMGRPQGKLVAGRITHVVENEDSTDLYVDFGWKFHAVVTQGKEGKSAYKVDDLVNLKLKALEATGHFLGQNKRVTVCEADVELIGSIHPDTTYSVFQKEQSLDTTNPASSKVERTSFL, encoded by the exons atggcggcgacaTACCGTGGGTTTTGGAGAACGTCCCGAACATTTTCATGCTTGCTCAACAGAAATGCTTTCTTCAGACCCAAAACAGGGACAAGGACATGTTTTGTTTCTCCAGGAAGTCTGGAGGAGGGGGAAACATTTGAGGAAATGTTTCGAAATTCTAATTTCGTGAAGATGGGTAGACCTCAAGGAAAATTGGTCGCCGGCAGAATAACACACgttgtggaaaacgaagacaGTACAGACTTGTATGTGGACTTTGGGTGGAAGTTCCACGCTGTTGTTACGCAAGGGAAGGAAGGAAAAAG TGCATACAAAGTTGATGATCTGGTTAACTTAAAGCTAAAGGCATTGGAGGCGACCGGCCACTTCTTAGGCCAAAACAAACGAGTGACTGTGTGTGAGGCAGATGTCGAATTAATAGGCAGCATACATCCTGACACAACCTACAGCGTCTTTCAAAAGGAGCAAAGTTTGGATACAACTAATCCTGCAAGCTCAAAGGTTGAGAGAACTTCATTTCTGTAG